One Nocardia iowensis DNA window includes the following coding sequences:
- the rplD gene encoding 50S ribosomal protein L4 — MTSLEKKANLTLPVKELGGKTNGTVELPAEIFDVTANISLMHQVVIAQLAAARQGTHSTKTRGEVRGGGKKPYRQKGTGRARQGSTRAPQFTGGGIVHGPQPRDYSQRTPKKMIRAALRGALSDRARNERIHVISELVAGQDPSTKTAKSFLAELSDRKKFLLVLGREDIAAWKSVQNLEFVHPIAPDQLNTYDVLESDEVVFSVEALNAFVHGPAEAAQEESK; from the coding sequence ATGACCAGCCTCGAAAAGAAGGCCAACCTGACCCTGCCGGTCAAGGAATTGGGCGGCAAGACCAATGGCACCGTCGAGCTCCCCGCGGAGATCTTCGACGTGACCGCGAACATCTCGCTGATGCACCAGGTGGTCATCGCGCAGCTGGCCGCGGCCCGCCAGGGCACGCACTCCACCAAGACCCGCGGTGAAGTCCGCGGTGGTGGCAAGAAGCCGTACCGGCAGAAGGGCACCGGCCGCGCCCGTCAGGGCTCGACCCGCGCGCCCCAGTTCACCGGTGGTGGCATCGTGCACGGCCCGCAGCCGCGTGACTACAGCCAGCGCACCCCCAAGAAGATGATCCGCGCCGCGCTGCGTGGGGCTCTTTCGGACCGGGCGCGTAACGAGCGCATCCACGTGATCTCCGAACTGGTTGCCGGGCAGGACCCGTCGACCAAGACGGCCAAGAGCTTCCTCGCGGAGCTGTCGGACCGCAAGAAGTTCCTCCTCGTCCTCGGACGTGAGGACATCGCGGCCTGGAAGAGCGTGCAGAACCTGGAGTTCGTGCACCCGATCGCGCCGGACCAGCTCAACACCTATGACGTGCTGGAAAGCGACGAGGTCGTGTTCAGCGTGGAGGCGCTCAACGCCTTCGTGCACGGCCCCGCCGAGGCTGCACAGGAGGAGAGCAAGTGA
- the rplC gene encoding 50S ribosomal protein L3 — translation MTDNKNRPAAGILGTKLGMTQVFDEKNRVVPVTVIKAGPNVITQIRTVERDGYSAVQVAFGAIDPRKVNKPVSGQFAKAGVTPRRHVAEIRVADASTFEVGQEINADVFEEGTYVDVTGTSKGKGFAGTMKRHGFAGQGASHGAQAVHRRPGSIGGCATPGRVFKGMRMSGRMGNDRVTTQNLSVHKVDAENGLLLIKGAIPGRRGNVVIVKSAVKGGAHA, via the coding sequence ATGACTGACAACAAGAACAGGCCTGCGGCCGGCATCCTGGGCACCAAGCTCGGCATGACCCAGGTGTTCGACGAGAAGAACCGCGTCGTTCCCGTGACCGTCATCAAGGCCGGACCGAACGTTATTACCCAGATCCGCACCGTGGAGCGCGACGGCTACAGCGCCGTCCAGGTCGCTTTCGGCGCCATCGACCCGCGCAAGGTGAACAAGCCGGTCTCCGGTCAGTTCGCCAAGGCCGGTGTCACGCCGCGCCGCCACGTCGCCGAGATCCGCGTCGCCGACGCGTCCACCTTCGAGGTCGGCCAGGAGATCAACGCCGACGTCTTCGAAGAGGGCACCTACGTCGACGTGACCGGTACCAGCAAGGGCAAGGGCTTCGCCGGCACCATGAAGCGGCACGGCTTCGCCGGTCAGGGCGCCTCGCACGGTGCGCAGGCCGTGCACCGTCGCCCGGGTTCCATCGGTGGCTGTGCCACCCCCGGCCGCGTGTTCAAGGGCATGCGCATGTCGGGCCGGATGGGCAACGACCGCGTCACCACGCAGAACCTCTCGGTGCACAAGGTCGACGCCGAAAACGGCCTGCTGCTGATCAAGGGAGCGATCCCGGGTCGTCGCGGCAATGTCGTGATCGTCAAGAGCGCAGTGAAGGGTGGTGCGCACGCATGA
- the rplV gene encoding 50S ribosomal protein L22, producing MTTDTQNPTARATAKHVRVTPMKARRVVDLVRGKRVEDALAILKFAPQAASEPVAKVVASAAANAENNLGLNPATLVISTAYVDEGATMKRFQPRAQGRAFRIRKRTSHITIEVESIPTAGGATRNRRKGGAK from the coding sequence ATGACGACTGATACTCAGAATCCGACTGCGCGCGCGACGGCCAAGCACGTTCGCGTGACCCCGATGAAGGCTCGTCGTGTCGTGGACCTGGTCCGCGGCAAGCGAGTCGAGGATGCCCTGGCGATCCTGAAGTTCGCGCCGCAAGCCGCGAGCGAGCCAGTTGCCAAGGTCGTGGCCAGTGCCGCGGCGAACGCCGAGAACAACCTCGGCCTGAACCCGGCCACCCTGGTCATCTCGACGGCCTACGTCGACGAGGGTGCGACCATGAAGCGGTTCCAGCCGCGCGCCCAGGGCCGTGCGTTCCGCATCCGCAAGCGCACCAGCCACATCACCATCGAGGTCGAGAGCATCCCCACCGCCGGTGGAGCAACTCGCAACCGCCGGAAGGGAGGGGCAAAGTAA
- the rpsS gene encoding 30S ribosomal protein S19 translates to MPRSLKKGPFVDDHLLAKVDVQNEKGTKQVIKTWSRRSTIIPDFIGHTFAVHDGRKHVPVFVSDNMVGHKLGEFAPTRTFKSHVKDDRKSKRR, encoded by the coding sequence ATGCCACGCAGCCTCAAGAAAGGCCCGTTCGTCGACGACCACCTCCTCGCGAAGGTGGACGTGCAGAACGAAAAGGGCACGAAGCAGGTCATCAAGACCTGGTCGCGTCGTTCGACCATCATCCCCGATTTCATCGGCCACACCTTCGCCGTCCATGACGGTCGCAAGCACGTGCCGGTGTTCGTCTCGGACAACATGGTCGGGCACAAGCTCGGTGAGTTCGCGCCGACCAGGACGTTCAAGAGCCACGTCAAGGACGACCGGAAGAGCAAGCGGCGATGA
- the rpmC gene encoding 50S ribosomal protein L29, producing MATETPAAELRELTEEELVQKLRDSKEELFNLRFQMATGQLDNNRRLRVVRHEIARIYTVMRERELGLATGPADKGDAA from the coding sequence ATGGCTACTGAAACACCGGCCGCAGAGCTCCGCGAGCTCACCGAAGAAGAGTTGGTGCAGAAGCTGCGCGACTCCAAGGAAGAGCTGTTCAACCTGCGCTTCCAGATGGCGACGGGTCAGCTGGACAACAACCGTCGGCTGCGCGTGGTTCGTCACGAGATCGCGCGCATCTACACGGTCATGCGCGAGCGCGAGCTCGGTCTGGCCACCGGACCCGCTGACAAGGGAGATGCGGCATGA
- a CDS encoding DUF6364 family protein: MTKRNLTLQLDEELITEAKVIAARQGTSLSALLAQQVRELVTDTARYEAARHQALQAMAMAAERTGEGPVEWRREDLYDRWESRSR, from the coding sequence ATGACCAAGAGGAACTTGACGCTCCAGCTGGACGAAGAGCTGATCACCGAGGCGAAGGTGATCGCGGCCAGGCAGGGGACGTCGCTCAGCGCGTTGTTGGCGCAGCAGGTGCGCGAGCTCGTCACCGATACCGCCCGCTATGAGGCGGCGAGACACCAGGCATTGCAAGCTATGGCGATGGCGGCGGAGCGGACAGGTGAGGGCCCCGTCGAATGGCGGCGCGAAGACCTCTACGACCGATGGGAGAGTCGGAGCCGGTGA
- the rplB gene encoding 50S ribosomal protein L2 yields MAIRKYKPTTPGRRGSSVSDFAEITRSTPEKSLIRPLHSKGGRNAHGRITTRHRGGGHKRAYRLIDFRRLDKDGIPAKVAHIEYDPNRTANIALLHFVDGEKRYIIAPKGIVQGTPIESGPTADIKPGNNLPLRNIPTGTTIHAVELRPGGGAKMARSAGSSIQLLGKEGSYATLRMPSGEIRRVDVRCRATVGEVGNAEQSNINWGKAGRMRWKGRRPTVRGVVMNPVDHPHGGGEGKTSGGRHPVSPWGQPEGRTRKPNRPSDKLIVRRRKSGKNKR; encoded by the coding sequence ATGGCAATTCGTAAGTACAAGCCGACAACCCCGGGTCGCCGCGGGTCGTCCGTTTCGGACTTCGCTGAGATCACTCGGTCGACCCCCGAGAAGTCGCTCATCCGTCCGCTGCACAGCAAGGGTGGCCGTAATGCGCATGGTCGCATCACCACCCGGCACCGCGGTGGCGGCCACAAGCGTGCCTACCGTCTGATCGACTTCCGTCGGCTGGACAAGGACGGCATCCCGGCCAAGGTCGCGCACATCGAGTACGACCCGAACCGCACCGCCAACATCGCGCTGCTGCACTTCGTGGACGGCGAGAAGCGCTACATCATCGCGCCCAAGGGCATCGTGCAGGGCACCCCGATCGAGTCCGGCCCCACGGCCGACATCAAGCCGGGTAACAACCTGCCGCTGCGCAACATCCCGACCGGTACCACCATCCATGCGGTGGAGCTGCGTCCGGGCGGCGGCGCGAAGATGGCTCGTTCGGCCGGATCCAGCATCCAGCTGCTCGGTAAGGAAGGCTCCTACGCCACGCTGCGTATGCCCTCCGGCGAAATCCGTCGCGTCGACGTGCGCTGCCGCGCCACCGTCGGCGAGGTCGGCAACGCCGAGCAGTCGAACATCAACTGGGGCAAGGCCGGCCGGATGCGCTGGAAGGGCCGTCGCCCCACCGTCCGTGGTGTCGTGATGAACCCGGTCGACCACCCGCACGGTGGTGGTGAAGGCAAGACCTCCGGTGGTCGCCACCCGGTCTCGCCGTGGGGTCAGCCGGAAGGCCGCACCCGCAAGCCCAACCGCCCGAGCGACAAGCTCATCGTCCGCCGCCGCAAGTCCGGCAAGAACAAGCGCTGA
- a CDS encoding alpha/beta hydrolase encodes MRGYHPRWLGVLAVTIGAAAVIAVMPAPAHGAPAESSIVAVQEHDARKLTLTIHSAAMDRDIQVETQRAADTSVPRPVLYLLQGAGGGEDGVTWETETDAFQFLSTKNVHVVSPIGGMFSYYADWVNDDPRLGRQQWKTFLTRELPPLIDKYFATNGRNAIAGFSMAGTSTLALAATTGNLYSSVAAYSGCAQISDPVGQEFVRLTVETWGWANMANMYGAPGDPRWAANDPYVQAEGLRGKSIYISSGGGLPGKHDVLNGKYSLPGVDGIAAQLIKGGAIEAATNYCSRNMRTRLNTLGIPATYDINADGTHSWGYWEEALKNSWPALSAPLGI; translated from the coding sequence ATGAGAGGCTACCACCCCCGCTGGCTCGGTGTGCTCGCGGTCACAATTGGAGCGGCTGCTGTTATAGCGGTGATGCCCGCACCGGCGCACGGGGCGCCCGCGGAATCATCAATTGTCGCGGTGCAAGAACACGATGCGCGAAAGCTCACCTTGACAATTCATTCCGCCGCGATGGATCGCGATATCCAGGTGGAAACGCAGCGGGCGGCCGACACCAGTGTGCCCCGGCCGGTGCTCTACCTGCTGCAGGGTGCCGGCGGCGGCGAGGACGGCGTCACCTGGGAGACGGAAACAGATGCGTTCCAGTTTCTGTCGACCAAGAACGTGCACGTGGTGTCCCCGATCGGTGGCATGTTCAGTTACTACGCCGACTGGGTCAACGACGATCCCCGGCTCGGGCGCCAGCAGTGGAAGACCTTCCTGACCCGCGAATTACCGCCGCTCATCGACAAATACTTCGCGACCAACGGACGCAATGCCATCGCGGGCTTCTCGATGGCGGGCACCAGCACGCTGGCGCTCGCCGCGACCACCGGCAACCTCTACTCCAGCGTCGCCGCCTACAGCGGATGCGCGCAGATCAGCGATCCGGTCGGCCAGGAGTTCGTCCGCCTCACCGTGGAGACCTGGGGCTGGGCGAACATGGCGAACATGTACGGCGCGCCCGGCGATCCGCGCTGGGCGGCCAATGATCCCTATGTGCAAGCCGAGGGATTGCGCGGCAAATCCATCTACATTTCCAGCGGCGGCGGACTGCCAGGGAAACACGATGTATTGAACGGCAAATATTCCCTGCCCGGCGTAGACGGAATTGCGGCACAGCTCATCAAAGGTGGTGCCATAGAGGCAGCGACCAACTATTGCTCGCGCAATATGCGGACCCGTCTGAATACATTGGGTATTCCGGCAACTTATGACATCAATGCGGACGGCACCCATTCCTGGGGATATTGGGAAGAGGCGCTGAAGAACTCGTGGCCCGCGCTGTCCGCTCCGTTGGGAATTTGA
- the rpsC gene encoding 30S ribosomal protein S3: MGQKINPHGFRLGITTDWKSRWYADKQYADYVKEDVAIRKLLATGMERAGISKVEIERTRDRVRVDIHTARPGIVIGRRGAEADRIRAELEKLTKKQVQLNILEVKNPESDAQLVAQAVAEQLSNRVAFRRAMRKAIQSAMRSPNVKGIRVQCSGRLGGAEMSRSEFYREGRVPLHTLRADIDYGLYEAKTTFGRIGVKVWIYKGDIVGGKRELAAVSAPAGDRDRPRRERPSRPRRSGSAGTTATSTEAGRAATAVVDAPAETQEG, encoded by the coding sequence ATGGGACAGAAAATCAATCCCCATGGCTTCCGCCTCGGTATCACCACCGACTGGAAGTCGCGTTGGTACGCGGACAAGCAGTACGCGGACTACGTCAAGGAAGATGTCGCTATCCGTAAGCTCCTCGCCACCGGCATGGAGCGGGCGGGCATCTCCAAGGTGGAGATCGAGCGGACGCGGGATCGCGTCCGTGTCGATATCCACACCGCTCGTCCGGGCATCGTCATCGGCCGCCGTGGCGCCGAGGCCGATCGCATCCGGGCCGAGCTGGAGAAGCTCACCAAGAAGCAGGTGCAGCTGAACATCCTCGAGGTCAAGAACCCCGAGTCGGATGCGCAGCTCGTTGCTCAGGCCGTGGCCGAGCAGCTGTCGAACCGCGTGGCGTTCCGTCGTGCGATGCGTAAGGCCATCCAGTCGGCCATGCGTTCGCCGAACGTCAAGGGCATCCGCGTGCAGTGCTCGGGCCGCCTCGGTGGCGCCGAAATGTCGCGCTCGGAGTTCTACCGCGAGGGTCGGGTCCCGCTGCACACGCTGCGTGCCGACATCGACTACGGCCTCTACGAGGCCAAGACCACCTTCGGTCGCATCGGCGTGAAGGTCTGGATCTACAAGGGCGACATCGTCGGTGGCAAGCGTGAGCTGGCCGCCGTGAGCGCTCCGGCAGGCGATCGTGATCGCCCGCGCCGCGAGCGTCCGTCCCGCCCGCGTCGGTCCGGTTCCGCCGGCACCACGGCGACCAGCACCGAGGCCGGGCGCGCCGCCACCGCGGTGGTGGACGCTCCGGCAGAGACACAGGAGGGCTGA
- the rpsJ gene encoding 30S ribosomal protein S10 has translation MAGQKIRIRLKAYDHEAIDASARKIVETVTRTGARVVGPVPLPTEKNVYCVIRSPHKYKDSREHFEMRTHKRLIDILDPTPKTVDALMRIDLPASVDVNIQ, from the coding sequence GTGGCGGGACAGAAGATCCGCATCAGGCTCAAGGCCTACGACCACGAGGCGATCGACGCGTCAGCGCGCAAGATCGTCGAGACGGTGACCCGCACTGGGGCCCGTGTCGTCGGGCCGGTGCCGTTGCCGACCGAAAAGAACGTGTACTGCGTCATCCGTTCGCCGCACAAGTACAAGGACTCGCGCGAGCACTTCGAGATGCGTACGCACAAGCGGCTTATCGACATCCTCGACCCGACGCCGAAGACGGTCGACGCGCTGATGCGCATCGACCTGCCGGCCAGCGTCGACGTCAACATTCAGTGA
- a CDS encoding hotdog fold domain-containing protein — MTKETATYRGWKKLPDNRLGHTLFSLGMVARVPYFGTVLPNVVRLEPGLCEVTSPKWFGIHNHLGTFHAIAACNLAEVAMGMLSEATVPATHRWIPKAMNVQYLAKAETGLRAVAKLPEIPDFAAITEGQNLIVPVSIYDKHGLEVVHADITTWVTPK, encoded by the coding sequence ATGACGAAAGAGACCGCGACCTACCGCGGCTGGAAGAAGCTGCCGGACAATCGGCTCGGCCACACGCTGTTCTCGCTGGGCATGGTCGCGCGGGTGCCCTATTTCGGCACGGTGCTGCCGAACGTCGTGCGGCTCGAACCAGGCCTGTGCGAGGTGACCTCGCCGAAGTGGTTCGGCATCCACAACCACCTGGGCACCTTCCACGCCATCGCGGCCTGCAACCTGGCCGAGGTGGCGATGGGCATGCTGAGCGAGGCGACCGTGCCCGCGACGCACCGCTGGATTCCGAAGGCGATGAACGTGCAGTACCTGGCCAAGGCCGAGACCGGCCTGCGGGCCGTCGCGAAGCTGCCGGAGATTCCGGACTTCGCGGCGATCACCGAGGGCCAGAACCTGATCGTGCCGGTCTCGATCTACGACAAGCACGGCCTCGAGGTCGTGCACGCCGACATCACCACCTGGGTCACTCCGAAGTAG
- the rplW gene encoding 50S ribosomal protein L23, which produces MTTIADPRDILLAPVISEKSYGLIEEGTYTFLVHPDSNKTQIKIAVEKVFGVTVTSVNTANRQGKRKRTRFGYGKRKDTKRALVTISADSKPIEIFGGPVA; this is translated from the coding sequence GTGACCACCATCGCCGACCCCCGCGACATCCTGCTGGCGCCGGTCATCTCCGAGAAGTCCTATGGACTGATCGAGGAGGGCACCTACACCTTCCTGGTGCACCCGGACTCCAACAAGACGCAGATCAAGATCGCCGTCGAGAAGGTCTTCGGTGTCACGGTCACCAGCGTCAACACCGCCAACCGTCAGGGCAAGCGCAAGCGGACCCGCTTCGGTTACGGCAAGCGCAAGGACACCAAGCGCGCGCTCGTGACCATCTCGGCCGACAGCAAGCCCATCGAGATCTTCGGAGGCCCGGTCGCGTAA
- a CDS encoding esterase/lipase family protein, which produces MWIRKQAARIAGLILAAACAAVLHPAAAVAAPPIPVLAGANDWACRPSPARPEPVVLVHGSGTDAVSSFALLAPLLRSEGHCVYAANLGSAPGLRDVVSGQAGSSTTGIGPVGAALLGRVVYGVADIDRMASELSDVVQSVRVATGARQVALVGHSTGGTVIRQYVRTHGAETVAQVVTLGTPYRGSTWAGLRESYPDLASLGLGNAQIAAQVFGTPGQQQVVGSPLLNRLNAGGETVPGIRYTALASRADEIITPQETALLAAPTGENRNIWLQDGCPTDTADHSGLLADTRAAAAVLGALANDDRPLPC; this is translated from the coding sequence ATGTGGATTCGGAAACAGGCCGCGCGAATCGCCGGCCTGATCCTCGCCGCCGCCTGTGCGGCCGTACTGCACCCGGCTGCCGCGGTGGCCGCGCCGCCGATCCCGGTGCTGGCAGGCGCCAACGACTGGGCCTGCCGCCCGTCACCGGCGCGTCCGGAGCCGGTGGTGCTCGTGCACGGCTCCGGCACCGACGCGGTCAGCAGCTTCGCCTTGCTCGCGCCACTGCTGCGGTCCGAAGGTCACTGTGTGTACGCGGCGAATCTCGGCTCCGCGCCCGGGCTGCGTGATGTCGTGAGCGGTCAAGCCGGTTCCAGCACAACAGGTATCGGTCCGGTCGGGGCCGCGTTGCTCGGTCGCGTGGTCTACGGCGTCGCCGATATCGACCGGATGGCGAGCGAGCTGAGCGATGTGGTGCAGTCCGTGCGGGTCGCTACCGGGGCTCGCCAGGTCGCGCTCGTCGGCCACTCCACCGGCGGCACGGTGATCCGCCAATACGTGCGGACGCACGGCGCCGAGACGGTGGCTCAGGTGGTCACGCTCGGCACCCCGTACCGGGGCTCTACCTGGGCCGGACTGCGGGAGAGCTATCCGGATCTGGCCTCGCTCGGCCTGGGTAACGCGCAGATCGCCGCCCAGGTCTTCGGAACTCCGGGTCAGCAGCAGGTGGTTGGGTCACCGTTGCTGAACCGGCTGAACGCGGGAGGCGAGACCGTGCCCGGCATCCGGTACACGGCCCTCGCCTCCCGCGCCGACGAGATCATCACCCCGCAGGAAACCGCGCTGCTCGCCGCCCCGACCGGCGAGAACCGCAACATCTGGCTGCAAGACGGCTGCCCTACCGACACCGCCGATCACAGTGGCCTGCTCGCCGATACCCGAGCGGCCGCCGCGGTGCTCGGCGCACTGGCGAACGACGACCGCCCCCTGCCCTGCTGA
- a CDS encoding PIN domain-containing protein, producing MSAERVFVDTNVLLYAYEAGIDRRSVIAREVLAGLWDRKVGVLSTQVLQEFYSVATRKFTPRLTAAEARRIVAVYSEWCAIDMDPLVVVNASFLQETHKVSWWDALIIEAAAQSGAKYLLSEDLQHGRNFAGLEVRNPFRDRAE from the coding sequence GTGAGTGCAGAACGGGTCTTCGTAGACACCAACGTCCTCCTCTATGCCTATGAGGCAGGCATCGATCGTCGAAGCGTGATTGCTCGTGAAGTTCTCGCGGGCTTATGGGACCGGAAGGTCGGTGTGCTGAGCACACAGGTCCTGCAGGAGTTCTATAGCGTCGCCACGCGCAAGTTCACACCGCGGTTGACGGCAGCCGAAGCTCGCCGCATCGTTGCGGTCTACAGCGAATGGTGTGCCATCGACATGGATCCACTGGTGGTCGTAAACGCCTCATTCCTCCAGGAGACACACAAAGTGTCTTGGTGGGATGCGTTGATCATCGAGGCCGCGGCCCAGTCCGGCGCGAAATACTTACTCTCGGAAGACCTTCAGCACGGCCGCAACTTCGCCGGACTCGAGGTCCGGAACCCGTTCCGCGATCGAGCGGAGTAA
- a CDS encoding phosphatase, whose amino-acid sequence MTQPYDRALLRKHLLQTRIAGDVATPREGNLAHYRRMVAKDPDYQFGLALKAWTFDETLEMMARLCGVNPDPRYRQGSDTIDPELTIDALDAMGDRIGRAARERETVILATGHPGPLMGVYRAVEDALRAAGCAVLTPAAGWSYQVRTDSGPRMREIAYTSGVAALRADGRLKHTHDPHPMQAMLSELRDGPDLWPDLVIADHGWAGAAGEAGIDTVGFADSNDPALFAGHAEGKVAVTVPLDDGVFPEYYEPLTDYLLNRAALNA is encoded by the coding sequence ATGACGCAGCCATATGACCGAGCGTTGTTGCGTAAGCATCTGCTGCAAACCAGGATCGCGGGGGACGTTGCGACGCCGCGGGAAGGGAACCTGGCGCACTATCGCCGGATGGTCGCGAAGGATCCCGACTATCAATTCGGGCTGGCTCTGAAGGCTTGGACGTTCGACGAGACGCTGGAGATGATGGCGCGGCTGTGTGGGGTCAACCCAGACCCGCGATATCGGCAAGGGTCCGACACCATCGACCCCGAATTGACCATTGACGCGCTCGACGCGATGGGCGACCGGATCGGCCGTGCGGCCCGCGAACGGGAAACGGTGATCCTGGCGACCGGACACCCGGGACCGCTCATGGGTGTCTATCGAGCTGTCGAAGATGCTTTGCGTGCCGCCGGATGTGCGGTGCTCACCCCCGCCGCCGGATGGTCGTACCAGGTCCGCACGGACAGTGGGCCGAGGATGCGCGAAATCGCCTACACCTCAGGCGTTGCCGCGCTCCGCGCCGACGGCAGGCTGAAGCACACGCACGACCCGCACCCCATGCAGGCAATGCTGTCGGAACTGCGCGACGGCCCCGACCTCTGGCCCGACCTGGTCATCGCCGACCACGGCTGGGCCGGTGCCGCAGGCGAAGCAGGCATCGACACCGTCGGCTTCGCCGACTCCAACGACCCCGCCCTGTTCGCCGGCCACGCCGAAGGCAAAGTCGCCGTCACCGTCCCCCTCGACGACGGGGTGTTCCCCGAATACTACGAACCCCTCACCGACTACCTACTGAACCGCGCCGCCCTCAACGCCTGA
- the rpsQ gene encoding 30S ribosomal protein S17, which translates to MSEKVEEQRASRKVRTGYVVSDKMTKTIVVELEDRNRHKLYGKIIRTTSKVKAHDENEIAGIGDRVQLMETRPLSATKRWRLVEVLEKAK; encoded by the coding sequence ATGAGCGAGAAAGTGGAAGAGCAGCGCGCCAGCCGCAAGGTACGCACCGGCTACGTTGTCTCGGACAAAATGACCAAGACGATTGTCGTCGAGCTGGAAGACCGTAACCGGCACAAGCTCTACGGCAAGATCATTCGCACCACCTCCAAGGTGAAGGCGCATGACGAGAACGAGATCGCCGGCATCGGCGACCGCGTCCAGCTGATGGAGACCCGACCGCTGTCGGCGACCAAGCGCTGGCGTCTGGTCGAGGTGCTGGAGAAGGCCAAGTAG
- the rplP gene encoding 50S ribosomal protein L16 — MLMPRKVKHRKQHHPGRSGMAKGGTSVAFGEFGIQALEPAYVTNRQIESARIAMTRHIKRGGKIWINIYPDRPLTKKPAETRMGSGKGSPEWWIANVKPGRVMFEMSYPNEEIAREALRRAMHKLPMKCRIVTREEQF; from the coding sequence ATGCTGATGCCTCGCAAGGTGAAGCACCGCAAGCAGCATCACCCGGGTCGTTCCGGCATGGCGAAGGGCGGCACCTCGGTGGCGTTCGGCGAGTTCGGCATCCAGGCACTGGAGCCGGCCTACGTCACCAACCGGCAGATCGAGTCGGCGCGTATCGCGATGACCCGCCACATCAAGCGTGGCGGCAAGATCTGGATCAACATCTACCCGGATCGCCCGCTCACCAAGAAGCCTGCCGAAACCCGCATGGGTTCCGGTAAGGGTTCGCCCGAGTGGTGGATCGCGAACGTCAAGCCCGGACGGGTGATGTTCGAGATGAGTTACCCCAATGAGGAGATCGCTCGTGAGGCCCTGCGCCGCGCGATGCACAAGCTCCCGATGAAGTGCAGGATCGTGACCAGGGAGGAGCAGTTCTGA